The Methanobrevibacter wolinii SH genome includes a window with the following:
- a CDS encoding phosphoribosylanthranilate isomerase: MSTKIKICGMTDKNIVNELSKLNIDYLGFINIKRSKRFVSLDKINDLTKNLENKNFLTLVIDDENPEEINNKINKTKIKNVQFHSNITIKNIKKLKELNNTINITMVIGIKNKIDSEVKNNLEKYSQYVDNILFDYIKDGLTGGTNTHIPIETAVEASKIIKNKNPKVNAILAGGLNYEYLKEIFEYLDNFDMVDVNSGVEDSPGIKNLGKIKRIVELIKN; the protein is encoded by the coding sequence TTGTCTACAAAAATTAAAATTTGTGGAATGACTGATAAAAATATTGTAAATGAATTATCCAAATTAAATATTGATTATTTAGGTTTCATTAATATTAAACGATCAAAACGTTTTGTTAGTCTTGATAAAATAAATGATTTAACAAAAAACCTTGAAAATAAAAATTTTTTAACTTTAGTAATTGATGATGAAAATCCAGAAGAAATTAACAATAAAATAAATAAAACGAAAATTAAAAATGTTCAATTCCATTCTAATATTACTATAAAGAATATTAAAAAGTTAAAAGAACTTAATAATACAATAAATATTACTATGGTAATTGGTATTAAAAATAAAATTGATTCAGAAGTTAAAAATAATTTAGAGAAATATTCTCAATATGTAGATAATATTTTATTTGATTATATAAAAGATGGACTAACTGGAGGCACTAATACACATATACCTATTGAAACTGCAGTAGAAGCAAGTAAAATTATAAAAAATAAAAACCCAAAAGTTAATGCAATACTTGCAGGTGGATTAAATTATGAATATTTAAAAGAAATTTTTGAATATTTGGATAATTTTGATATGGTTGATGTAAATAGTGGTGTTGAAGATAGTCCCGGAATCAAAAATCTAGGAAAAATTAAAAGAATCGTTGAATTAATTAAAAATTAA
- the trpB gene encoding tryptophan synthase subunit beta, giving the protein MNHDGKFGKYGGIYVPELLMPAIEELEEAFYKYKDNPKFNSELNKYLKEFAGRPTGLYYAGNLSEKLGCKIYLKREDMLHTGAHKINNAIGQGLLAKYMGKTRLIAETGAGQHGIATSVIGAKLGLDVDIYMGSKDVERQKMNVFRMELSGAKVIPVDAGSCTLKDSINEAFRDWISNVDTTHYLIGTTMGPHPYPTMVKYFQSVIGKEARKQILEIEGKLPDTVIACVGGGSNAMGIFSGFVNDKDVDLIGVEGGGKGANTDENAATIENGSDGILHGALSKVLQTDEGQIEEASCVSAGLDYPGVGPEHAYLDSINRAEYVSVNNEEALNGFKTLCEVEGVIPALESAHAIAYAIKYAKKEENKGKTIIVNLSGRGDKDMNIVAKELGVEI; this is encoded by the coding sequence ATGAATCACGATGGAAAATTTGGTAAGTATGGGGGAATTTATGTTCCAGAATTATTAATGCCTGCTATTGAAGAATTAGAAGAAGCTTTCTACAAATATAAAGATAATCCTAAATTTAACTCAGAATTAAATAAATATTTAAAAGAATTTGCAGGTAGACCAACAGGATTATATTATGCTGGGAATTTATCTGAAAAATTAGGTTGTAAAATTTATCTTAAAAGAGAAGATATGTTACATACAGGAGCACATAAAATTAATAATGCTATAGGACAAGGATTACTTGCAAAATATATGGGTAAAACAAGACTTATTGCAGAAACTGGAGCTGGACAACATGGTATTGCAACTTCAGTTATTGGTGCAAAATTAGGTTTAGATGTTGATATTTATATGGGTTCAAAAGATGTTGAAAGACAAAAAATGAATGTATTTAGAATGGAATTATCTGGAGCAAAAGTAATTCCAGTAGATGCAGGAAGTTGTACACTTAAAGATTCAATTAATGAAGCATTTAGAGATTGGATTTCAAATGTTGATACAACCCATTATCTTATAGGTACAACAATGGGTCCACACCCATATCCAACAATGGTTAAATATTTCCAAAGTGTTATTGGAAAAGAAGCAAGGAAACAAATATTAGAAATTGAAGGTAAACTTCCAGACACTGTTATTGCATGTGTTGGTGGTGGAAGTAATGCAATGGGGATATTTTCAGGATTTGTAAATGATAAAGATGTTGATTTAATAGGAGTTGAAGGCGGAGGAAAAGGTGCAAATACTGATGAAAATGCTGCAACCATTGAAAATGGTAGTGATGGAATATTACATGGTGCATTATCTAAAGTTCTCCAAACTGATGAAGGACAAATTGAAGAAGCAAGTTGTGTATCAGCAGGACTTGATTATCCTGGTGTAGGACCAGAACATGCATATTTAGATAGTATTAACCGTGCAGAATATGTATCTGTTAATAATGAAGAAGCACTTAATGGATTTAAAACATTATGTGAAGTCGAAGGAGTTATTCCTGCACTTGAAAGTGCACATGCTATTGCATATGCAATTAAATATGCTAAAAAAGAAGAAAATAAAGGTAAAACAATTATTGTCAATCTTTCAGGAAGAGGGGACAAAGATATGAATATTGTTGCTAAAGAATTAGGAGTAGAAATATAA
- the trpA gene encoding tryptophan synthase subunit alpha, whose translation MNMKTYKQTFEEAESKNEGIFIPFLVVGDPDYETSIEIAKTMVDNGADALEIGFPFSDPVADGKTVQNADIRSFKSGTTIEKCFKFLEELREYTDKPFGLLLYYNIIYKYGIDAFYERLSKLGVNAVLVADLPPEESEYVRKASKEYGVEEIFIAAPSTTTERLKLIADYASGFIYTVSVMGITGARDKVEHNTTDMIKRMRKHTDMPLCVGFGISKPEHVKEVINSGANGAIVGSAIINIIADNLDNKEKMLNDIKEYVSSMKLATKKDDVK comes from the coding sequence ATGAATATGAAAACATATAAACAAACATTTGAAGAAGCAGAATCTAAAAATGAAGGAATATTTATACCATTCTTAGTTGTAGGGGATCCAGATTATGAAACTTCCATAGAAATTGCTAAAACAATGGTAGATAATGGAGCAGATGCATTAGAAATTGGATTTCCATTTAGTGACCCTGTAGCAGATGGCAAAACTGTTCAAAATGCAGATATTAGATCATTTAAATCTGGAACAACCATTGAAAAATGTTTTAAATTTCTTGAAGAATTAAGAGAATATACTGATAAACCATTTGGTTTACTTCTTTATTATAATATTATTTATAAATATGGAATTGATGCATTCTATGAAAGATTAAGTAAACTTGGAGTAAACGCAGTACTTGTAGCAGATTTACCTCCAGAAGAATCAGAATATGTACGTAAAGCTTCTAAAGAATATGGTGTGGAAGAAATATTTATTGCAGCACCAAGTACAACAACTGAAAGATTAAAATTAATTGCAGATTATGCAAGTGGATTTATATATACTGTATCTGTTATGGGAATTACAGGTGCAAGAGATAAAGTAGAACACAATACAACAGATATGATTAAAAGAATGAGAAAACACACAGATATGCCTTTATGTGTTGGATTTGGTATTTCTAAACCAGAACATGTTAAAGAAGTAATAAATTCTGGTGCTAATGGTGCAATTGTAGGTAGTGCTATTATAAACATTATTGCTGATAATTTAGACAATAAAGAAAAAATGTTAAATGATATTAAAGAATATGTTAGTTCTATGAAATTAGCTACTAAAAAAGATGATGTTAAATGA
- the trpD gene encoding anthranilate phosphoribosyltransferase: protein MITEIFDELIDKQRDLTEEEAYACMDDMINETCNDNIIAAFLIALRIKGETIPEITGFAKSMRDHGKHVDYKPKGYMLDACGTGGDTFKTFNVSTAASIIASSGGAEISKHGNRSVSSKCGGADVLEALGVNISAGPKVNENSLEHCNYGFLFAPIYHPATKNVMGIRKSLNTRTVFNLLGPLTCPSNLNAQMMGIYNPNLIEDIAKVLVNLGRERAMIVHGFDQNGNPAMDEISIIGKTKVAFIDHEKIEIKYISPENFGCKKVNPEYIKAPNTLEEHVEIIKNILNNKQDTKEDKAKLDLALINSSAMLYVADKVKNLKEGVELSKELVANGKAKEQLNKIIKYSNEKI, encoded by the coding sequence ATGATTACTGAAATATTTGATGAATTAATAGACAAACAAAGAGATTTAACTGAAGAAGAAGCTTATGCTTGTATGGATGATATGATTAATGAAACATGTAATGATAATATCATAGCAGCATTTTTAATTGCACTTAGAATTAAAGGTGAAACCATACCTGAAATTACAGGATTTGCAAAATCTATGAGAGATCATGGAAAACATGTTGATTACAAACCTAAAGGTTATATGTTAGATGCATGTGGTACTGGTGGAGATACTTTTAAAACATTTAATGTAAGTACTGCAGCATCAATCATTGCAAGTAGTGGTGGAGCAGAAATTTCAAAACATGGAAATCGTAGTGTTAGTAGTAAATGTGGAGGAGCAGATGTACTTGAAGCATTAGGTGTAAACATTAGTGCTGGACCAAAAGTTAATGAAAACTCATTAGAACATTGTAATTATGGATTTTTATTTGCTCCAATATACCATCCTGCTACAAAAAATGTAATGGGAATAAGAAAAAGTTTAAACACACGTACTGTCTTTAATCTTCTTGGACCATTAACTTGTCCATCAAATTTAAATGCACAAATGATGGGAATATATAATCCCAATCTTATTGAAGATATTGCTAAAGTATTAGTAAATTTAGGAAGAGAACGTGCAATGATTGTACATGGATTTGATCAAAATGGAAATCCTGCTATGGATGAGATTTCAATAATTGGAAAAACAAAAGTAGCATTCATAGATCATGAAAAAATTGAGATTAAATACATAAGTCCAGAAAATTTTGGATGCAAAAAAGTTAATCCAGAATATATAAAAGCACCTAACACTTTAGAAGAACATGTAGAAATTATTAAAAACATATTAAATAATAAACAAGATACTAAAGAAGATAAAGCTAAATTAGATTTAGCATTAATAAATTCTTCAGCTATGTTATATGTTGCAGATAAAGTTAAAAATCTTAAAGAAGGTGTAGAACTTTCTAAAGAATTAGTAGCAAATGGAAAAGCAAAAGAACAATTAAATAAAATAATCAAATATAGTAATGAAAAAATATAA